The Phycisphaerae bacterium DNA window CCGGTCGAGGTTTCAGCAGGCGATTGCCTCCACAGGACTGACCGTGACGGACAGCATGATCATCATTGAACCGGCGACGAGCGCCAACCCTGTCGTGACCGTCAAGGTGGCGGTGCCCTACAGCCAGGTCACGCTGCTGGGGATCCTGCCGTCCGGCCTGTTCAGCGGCATGTTCGGCGGGAGCGGAGGGTGCATCGGCGACAAGACCATCGGGTCGGTCTGCTCGATGCGCAAGGAAGCGACAACCAGTAGCTGATCCGACCGCGCTGTTCGCGGTCTGTCCGGATGACGTTGGAAGGGAGCACGGGCGTGGCTCGCCCGGGCCTCCTGGGAGAGAGAAATGGTACTGCGGCCGGCCCTGTTGAGGAGCCGGCCCGGGTGTGGCGACGAAGGAGCTTGTCATGAAAGGTCGAGCGATTATTCCGTTGGTGGTGGGACTGGCCGTTGGCATTCTGGCCATCAAACTCTTTGCCGATGTGCTCAAGAAGGCCAAGGGGTCCCAGGCAAGTGAAACCGTGAACGTGGTGTGCGCCAAGACAGACATTGGCTCCACCGTCGAGATCAAGGACACGATGCTCGAACTGAGGGCGGTGCCCAGATCCTTGGTGCCCAGTCAGTCGTTCTACGATACCAAGGAGGTCATCGGTCGGGTGGCGAGCGTGGTCATT harbors:
- a CDS encoding pilus assembly protein, producing the protein MKTRGNPGLRGLSSRRPAARRGGAVVEMAVVTPLLLLMLFGIIEFGYIFMMENSLTNATREACRTATLPGSTDTDIRSRFQQAIASTGLTVTDSMIIIEPATSANPVVTVKVAVPYSQVTLLGILPSGLFSGMFGGSGGCIGDKTIGSVCSMRKEATTSS